One Natrinema halophilum genomic window carries:
- a CDS encoding glycosyltransferase family 2 protein, with protein MTRVSVVIPTYNRAATLPDAIDSALNQTIDDLEVIVVDDGSTDDTESVFAEYDDPRVRPVVHATNLGANVARNTGIDHARGEYVAFLDSDDRWHPQKLERQLATLEERSSDWVGVYCDTAYELAGTNGWIRGVAASVLARADEVPTREGGQELIGEILAGNVHPSAGSTLLVRTEVANEVNGFDETLDRFQDPEFCLRILKQGKIAYVDDALVRCEETGHPPADVIENASKEYLSSYEDEVERFEDKGYEIRSTHALILAKRYFSEGRFLRGALHLRKATVSPRTYPGVCWVAGVGIRRRPLPAVVTLAVLVIATIFGRRMLSSGFSALLADRF; from the coding sequence ATGACTCGCGTCAGTGTTGTTATCCCTACGTATAACAGAGCAGCAACGCTTCCCGATGCAATCGACAGCGCGCTCAATCAGACGATCGACGACCTCGAGGTAATCGTCGTCGACGACGGGTCGACCGACGACACCGAGTCCGTGTTCGCCGAGTACGATGACCCGCGCGTACGGCCGGTGGTTCACGCGACCAACCTTGGTGCAAACGTCGCAAGGAACACCGGTATCGACCATGCACGCGGTGAGTACGTCGCTTTCCTCGATTCAGATGATCGATGGCATCCCCAGAAACTCGAGCGCCAACTCGCAACGCTCGAAGAACGCTCGAGTGACTGGGTCGGCGTCTACTGTGACACAGCGTACGAACTCGCGGGGACGAACGGCTGGATTCGAGGTGTTGCTGCATCCGTCCTCGCACGCGCTGACGAAGTGCCGACGCGAGAGGGTGGCCAAGAACTCATCGGCGAGATCCTTGCGGGCAATGTCCACCCAAGTGCAGGATCGACGCTGCTCGTTCGAACGGAGGTTGCCAACGAAGTCAACGGGTTCGACGAGACGCTCGACCGGTTTCAGGATCCAGAGTTCTGCCTGCGTATCCTCAAGCAAGGAAAAATCGCGTACGTCGACGACGCGCTTGTTCGATGTGAAGAGACCGGCCATCCACCCGCTGACGTAATCGAGAACGCCAGTAAGGAATACCTGTCGTCGTATGAGGACGAAGTGGAGCGCTTCGAGGACAAAGGGTACGAGATCCGCTCGACCCATGCTCTAATACTCGCAAAGCGGTACTTCTCGGAAGGACGATTTCTGCGTGGTGCATTGCATCTCCGTAAGGCAACGGTCTCTCCACGAACGTACCCTGGCGTTTGCTGGGTTGCCGGAGTAGGAATTCGACGGCGACCACTTCCGGCTGTGGTGACGCTTGCTGTTCTGGTGATCGCTACTATCTTCGGTCGGCGTATGCTTTCTTCAGGCTTCTCTGCCCTTCTTGCTGATCGTTTCTGA
- a CDS encoding succinylglutamate desuccinylase/aspartoacylase domain-containing protein — protein sequence MTGGCAVASASVAGVASATAQSDEDSVSRESFAIREGTAEETTVYVTTSDPSGPTGFVIGGMHGNEVAGYKAAGKIADWAIGTGTLVTIPEANAVAIERGTRNDEHGHNLNREFPEWGTPGTKLARAIWDVVTKYEPDVVIDLHESTGIYGGNASNGVGQAIFTGEGSNEAARVTDYVNRNYVDDPDLAFQVGGFSSPNARPQDLLVHKASRDLGAQAFLAETYSGVSLEKRVQWHTAVVERLLTEELSPNGTVNESEPSAQTQSQSQPQSQSTDTTTESTGSTSSKPAAKITPLPTWTSVSSLDRGQTITLDASQSKVPSNNLDCYEWKVGSGGSFKEAGEKIDVTVDQNNYPVALRVVAENGSTDTDRVTLSLGC from the coding sequence ATGACAGGCGGATGTGCAGTTGCGAGCGCCAGTGTCGCCGGCGTTGCCAGCGCTACGGCCCAAAGCGATGAGGATTCCGTTTCGCGAGAATCATTCGCCATTCGTGAGGGAACGGCCGAGGAGACGACGGTGTACGTGACGACGTCAGACCCTAGCGGGCCGACGGGCTTCGTTATCGGCGGAATGCACGGGAACGAAGTCGCCGGCTACAAAGCTGCCGGAAAGATCGCCGACTGGGCGATCGGAACGGGAACACTCGTCACGATTCCCGAGGCAAATGCCGTCGCTATCGAACGTGGGACCAGAAACGACGAACACGGACACAATCTCAACCGTGAGTTCCCAGAGTGGGGGACACCCGGTACAAAACTCGCACGAGCTATCTGGGACGTCGTCACGAAGTACGAACCCGACGTAGTTATCGACCTCCACGAGTCGACCGGTATCTACGGTGGAAATGCATCGAACGGCGTTGGACAGGCAATTTTTACGGGCGAGGGTTCCAATGAAGCCGCTCGGGTTACTGACTACGTCAACCGGAATTACGTAGATGACCCTGATCTCGCGTTTCAAGTCGGCGGTTTCTCGTCACCAAATGCCAGACCACAAGATCTACTCGTCCACAAGGCATCCCGCGATCTAGGTGCCCAAGCGTTCCTCGCGGAAACCTACTCTGGTGTCTCTCTCGAAAAACGTGTCCAGTGGCACACGGCGGTCGTGGAGCGACTCCTCACCGAAGAGTTGTCTCCCAACGGGACGGTAAACGAATCAGAACCCAGCGCCCAGACGCAGTCCCAGTCCCAGCCCCAGTCCCAATCGACGGACACGACGACCGAAAGCACCGGGTCAACAAGTAGCAAACCGGCCGCGAAAATCACGCCTTTGCCGACGTGGACTTCCGTATCGTCGCTCGATCGAGGGCAAACGATCACGCTCGACGCCTCCCAATCGAAAGTACCCAGCAACAACCTCGATTGCTACGAGTGGAAGGTCGGTTCCGGCGGGAGTTTCAAGGAAGCCGGCGAGAAAATCGATGTAACGGTCGACCAGAATAACTATCCGGTCGCGTTGCGCGTTGTTGCTGAGAACGGATCGACTGACACCGACAGAGTGACCCTCTCACTCGGCTGTTGA